Below is a window of Nomascus leucogenys isolate Asia unplaced genomic scaffold, Asia_NLE_v1 Super-Scaffold_285, whole genome shotgun sequence DNA.
ggtggcgcccacctgtagtccctgctgctcaggaggctgagaaaggagcatccttgaacctgggaggtggaggttgcagtgagccaagatcatgccattgcactccagcctgggcggcagagcaaaactccatctcaaaaaaaaaaaaagaaagaaagaaaagaaaatatctgtctttttaataaaaacaaggaggacaggctgggcgcggtgcctcacgcctgtaatcccagaattttgggaggctgaggcagacggataaTGAGgccagaagatcaagaccatcgtgattaacatggtgaaaccccgtctctactaaaaatacaaaaaattagctgggcatggtggcgggcgcctgtagtcccagctacacgggaggctgaggcaggagaatggtgtgaacctgggaggctgagtttgcagtaagccaagatcgtgccactgcactccagcctgggcaacagagtgagactctgtcctccgtctcaaaaaaaaaaaaaaacaaggaggaCAAAAGGGAAGTTAAAAACCCATCAATTGTTCAGCTTTACTCTTagtatttaaagtaaataaacaaaagtatAGGATGAAGTCACTatatttcaattcaattcaatttaaaCAAGTATAATTTTGTAGGAAAAAGAGATAACAAACTTAGGGACCAGGGACCAAAGTAAAGCAACATCAATAAAAGACGAGAAATATCTCAGGTTGGAATAAGGTTTGGAAACTTGAAGCAAGTCAAGCTAGAAAGGAAACTACTTTGTCTAAAGAAGGGAAGTTAGAAGTAGATTTAACTGTTTTCAATTATATAAAAGACATGTCAATTATGCTTCTTCTCTATCAAGAACAACAGGAAATTGGTTTAGATTGTTGTTAGATTAAGGTAGACATTAAAAGGCTGTTGATTAAGGGACGGGAAACAGAAgataaaatgtatcaaaaatgaaaaatgtgcttACCTTTTACAGGGACTGCTGTCATACCTGATATCTGCTCctcccttctttttgtttttgtttttgtctgatacacagtctcactctgttgcccagtctggagtgcgatggcacgatctctgctcactgcaacctccacctcccaggctcaagcaaatctgcctcagcctcctgagtagctgggattacgggtgctcaccaccacggcggctaatttttgtatttttagtaaagacggggtttcaccatgttggccaggccgatctcaaattcctgacgtcaaatgatctgcctgtacaggtgtgagcctctgtgccctgcTCCTCTCTTCCTATATAATGATAGAATCTGCTAttttttagctgggcacagggccttccaaaatattttcccattggtAGTgaccatgtgactaagttctggtCTTTGAAGTGTATGTGTGTAGGGGTCCCTTCTTCCCCACTTCCTGCCGGCTGAGATGTGCACATGATGGCTTGAGCTTAAGAAGCCACCTTGGGCCATGAGGTGGAAGCCACAGGTTGAGAATGCAGCTCAACAAGATAGAAGGAGCCTGGGTTTCAGATGATTGTGGAGCTGTCACACCAGTCCTGACTGCTTATCTCAGGActttatgtgagaaaaataagcTTCTATCTTGTTTAAAGTACTGTAATTTGGGATTTTCTGTCACTTGCCTATGATAATTTTAAGTgacatattctttttccttttaatatttggtTTATTAGACTTACACATTAAAATCCAAGTTTTCCCTTAAGCTTCCAAATTCAGGTTAAAAATCTTAATGTTCTATTTATGAATCTAATAAATTTTAACAACCATGTTTAGTGGACTTTGAGCCTACTTAGACCTATTTACAATCAcatctccaaatattttaaattgtatttgtcTAAAAACTGcatcttttttggtttgtttttgagacagggtctcactctgtcacccaggctggagagtgccaTGGagcaatctaagctcactgcagcctccacctcctgggctcaagccattctctcacatcagcctcctgaatagccgggactacaggcacgtggtaattttttttttttttttttttttttttggagttggagttttgctcttcttgcccaggctggagtgcgatggtgccgtctcagctcaccacaatctccgcctcctgggttcaagcgattctcctgtctcagcctccggagtagctgggattacaggcatacaccaccaggaccggctaatattttttaatcttttgtagagacaggggtctcaccacattgcccaagctggtctcaaactcctggacacaagtgatccacctgcctcatcctcccaaagtgctaggattacaggcgtgagccactgcaccagccaaaactgcatttttatatgtactctcttttttatttatttatttttatttaatttttatgctaCTTAACAGttataatctcttttttaaaatgcttttttttttttttgaaatggaatctcactctgttgcccaggctggagtgcagtggcgtgatctcagctcactgaagcctccacctcccaggttcaagcaattctcctccctcaacctcccgagtagctgggattacaggcgtgtgccaccatgcctggctaattttttttttttttttttttagtaggaatggggtttcaccatgttggtcaggctggtctcaaactcctgacctcatgtaatctgcctacttcagcctcccaaagtgctgggattacagatgtgagccatcacacccggccttaaatgcatttttaattgtggtaaaatacatgtaaaatttacCACCTTAACTATGTCCacatgtacagttcagtggtattaaatacattcataatgttgtgcaaccatcaccacatcCTGTCTCCAGAAACTGAAAttgtgtacccattaaacagtaactctggccaggcgcggtggctcacgcctataattccaacactttgggaggctgaggcgggtggatcacctgaagtcaggagtttgagaccagcgtggccaacatggtaaaaccccgtctctactaaaaatataaaattagctgggcgtggtgtcaggcacctgtagttccagctactcaggaggctgaagcaggagaatcgcttgaacccaggagccggaggttgcagtgtgcttgagatcgcgccactgcactccagcctgggcaatagagtgagacttcatctcaaaaaaaaaaaagtaactctccattcccctctccctccaggcccaggcaatcatcattctactttctgtgtctatgattttgactactctaacTTCCTCATAAAAATTGAatcctgggccgggcgcagtggctcacgcctgtaatcccagcactttgggaggccgaggcgggcggatcatgaggtcaggagatcgagaccatcctggctaacatggtgaaactcctgtctactaaaaatacaaaaaattagccaggcgcggtggtgggcgcctgtagtcccagctactcgggaggctgaggcaggagaatggcgtgaacctgggaggcggagcttgcagtaaccTGAGAtagcgccacagcactccagcctgggcgacagagcgagactctgtctcaaaaaaaaaaaaaaaaaaaaattgaatcctggctgggcacggtggctcacacctgtaatctcagcactttgggaggccgaggcgggtagatcacctgaggtcaggagttcgagaccagcctggccaacatggtgaaaccgggcatggtggcatgtacctgtagtcccagctactcggaggctgaggccagagaatcgctggaacccagaaggcaggagttgcagtgagcccagatcatgcctgggcgacagagcaaggctccgtttccagaaaaaaaaaaaaaaaaaatatatatatatatatatatacgtatgtgtatatatatatatatatacatacgtatatatatatatatcttaaaacCAGAAATGGGATGATGAtgatatgatgatgatgacaatgatgataattAAGAGCCATTGGGATGATCTCTCGGTTCTTTGAAGGCTATACGTTTCAAAAGGTAATTTTATAAATGCAGAGTAGCAAGAACAGTACCAGGAGCATTTCTTATTCCTGAatcctttggggaaaaaaaaaattaaaaaacattaactTTTGAAAGTTTATCCTAAAAGAATATACAAAGTGATGATTGCagcattgtttaaaaagaaaaaaattaggtgtttgctcacgcctgtaatcccagcattttgggaggcccaagcaggcgtatcacttgaggtcaggagtttgagaccagcctggacaacatggtgaaacctcgtctctactaaaaatacaaaaattagccagtcacagtggcatgcgcctgtaatcccagctactcaggaagctgaggcagaagaatcgcttgaacctgggatgtggaggttgcagtgagcggagatcgcgccactgcactccagcctgcgcaatagAGTGacacttggtctcaaaaaaaaaaaaaaaagaaaggaaaaaattggaaacaatctaatAATGATGCAGAACCAATCAAACAAATTCGTATGATATATCTTTATAGCGAAATGCTATGTAgctagtaaaaatgaaaaatgatgatatatatgtatctttccTGGCGAGGAAAGAGTCCTTTAGGAAGGAAATATACTAAAGTGTTATAGGCAGTTACCTCCTGGTAGAAATATTGGATTGATATGGGGAGAATAGAGAGACTcgtgtgtaatttttatatttttctgcagTGAACACTGATTTCTTGTGGGAATTTCAAAGtaatttgctttctttccttttttctttttttttcttttttttttagagagagacagggtctcactctggtgcccaggctggagtgcagtggctcagtcacagctaactgcaacctcaaactcttggactcaagtgatccttctgcctcagcctcccaagtagctgggactacaggcatgcgccaccatgcccagataattattgttttgttttgtttttttaattttgtagagacagagtcttgccatgttacccaggctggtcttgaactcctggcctcatacaataatcccacttcagcctcccaaagtgttagggttataggcatgagccaccacgcccagcctaacttaataattttatgaaaaaatctaggccgggcattgtggctcatgcctgtaatcctagcactttgggaggccaacgcaggtggatcatttgagctcaggagttcgagatcagcctgaccaacatggtgaaaccccatctttactaaaaatacaaaaattagcaactgggcttggtggtacataactgtaatcccagctacttgggaggctgaggcaggagaatcgcttgaaacccagaggcagaggttgcagtgggacgagattgcaccactgcactccagcctgggcgacagagcaatattccgtcccctccccaccaaaaacATATTGTTTCAGTCAAAGGAATCTGTGAAATCTCCTTccctggaggtttttttttttgttttttagttgttggggttttttttgagacagtctcgctctgtcgcccagactagagtgcggtggtgcaatgttggctcactgcaaactccacctcccaggttcaagcgattctcttgcctcagcctcccaagtagcaaggactacagatgcgtgccaccacacctggctaatttttgtattttcagtacagacagtgtttcatcatgttggccaggctggtctcgaactcctgacttcaagtgatccacccgccttggcctcccaaagtgctgggattacaggcatgagccaccgcacccaggctccCTGGAGTTTTTATAGAATATTACAGGTAACCagctgtttttaaataatttaggcTAGCCCTCTTCCTACTCtgcaatttacagatgaagatataATTTTATCACACAGCACCAGACAAAGGTAAAGAAAATTCTATTAgtcgggctcagtggctcatgcctgtaatcccagcactttgggaggctggaggagggcagatcacctgaggtcgggtgtttgagaccagcctgacaaacatggagaaaccccgtctctactaaagatacaaaattagtcgggcgtggtggcgcatgcctgtaatcccagctactcgggaggctaaggcaggagaatctctcgaacctgagaggcagaggttgcggtgagccgagatcaggccattgcactccagcctgggcaacaaaagtggaattctgtctctaaaaaagaaaagaaaagaaaagaaaattaaagattttcATGACATAAAATAATAGTCGTATGCTTgttttattaagtaaaaataatcgCAACAGATCTTGCCCATGCATGGCATTCATATTTGAAAGTCCATTTATATTTGAATCCTTGCAAAATTCTGAGGATCAACTAAAACACCAGTACCACCTAGATTTCGgtgagtatatgtatgtgtgtgtgtgaatgttcgCAAGCCAACTAATTCATCAAAGTGGAGATTCCACTGTTACTGCCTTCAAAGACCTCACAACGTAACAGGAAAACTAAGTCTTGTGCATAATTAACCACAATTCAAGGTGAAATAAAGTGCCCAGAGAGAAGTACCGGcaaagaatgaatgaagagttCAAAAGAGGAAAAACGTTATCTCATTACaaggattttaaaagatttcGGATGCCTCAAGGAGGTAGCCTGTGAAATGGCCTAAGTTACTATGTCTCAAACTTTACTGTGGATCTTATTCAAATGCAGATTCCCATTCACTAGCTTTGAGATGGTGTCTGAGAGtcttcatttctaacaagctctcagtTAGGTTGTTGGTCAAGGAACCTCTCTTTCAGAAGCAAATGCCAAAGGATATTTTAGGATGGGAAAAAGTGAAAGCAGGAAGaagtggtagctcacgcctgtaatgccagcactttgggaggacaagacaggcagatttcttgagtccaggagttcgagaccaacctgggcaacatagagagacttcgtctctaaaaaaatagaaaaattacctggatgtggtggtacgcacctgtagtctcagctacttgggaggctgaagcagtaggactgcttgagcccaggggggttgcagtgagccatgattgtgccactgtgctccagcctagcaCAGGAGAtcctgtctataaaaaaaaaaaaaaaaaaaaggtagagttGGAAGAGACAGCTTTCTGAGCAGAGAAATCAGCatgaacaaagccaccaggaCACAGTCACCACAGACAGACAAactctgaactcctgacctcaggtgatccgcctgcctcagcctcccgaaatgctgggattacaggcatgagccactgcacctggccatggatttctgttttgtttttgagacaggatcttgctctgtcaccctggctggagtgcagtggcctgatcatagctcactgcagcctcgaactccttggGTTCAaggagtcctcccacctcaacctcctgaatagctgggatcacaggtgtgccaCTTCCATACCtggctacattttttattttttgtagagatgggggtctcactacattgcccaggctggtcttcagctcctgggctcaggtgatcctcctgccttggccttccaacatgctgggattgcaggcacgagccaccacccCTCAATGGTCTTTTAAGTCTTGCACAAAGTTTCGCACTTGATTAGCTACAACTAATATTTACGGTAACTTTCGTGGTGCCAGCCATGGTTCTAAGTACTCCAAATGGATCTGGGAGGTAGATCCTGTCATTATCTCTGTTGTCTGGAGAAGCAGCGTTAAGCAGTCTGCCCAAGGGTGTGCTGTTGGGGTGGagcaggacttgaacccaggctcCCTGATGGGCATGTTTCCAGTGTCCTTAGGACACACTGGGCCAAGACACGTGGGCTCTGGATGTCCTTagccctctcttcctctttctttctctggcccCAGTATGTGGACTCAGACAGCGGGGATGACTCTGACAAGCACTCTCGTGAAGAGAGCTGGAGGCTCATCTCCTCCTTGCGGGAGCAGCTGCCACCCACCACGGTCCAGACCATTGTCAAACGCTGTGGCCTGCCCAGCAGTGGCAAGCGCAGGGGCCCTCGCGGGGTTTATCAGATCCCCCAGCGACGCGGGCTTCAGGGCAAAGACCCCCGCTGGGCCACCATGGCTGACCTGAAGATGCAGGCGGTGAAGGAGATCTGCTACGTGGTGGCCCTGGCTGACTTCCGCCACGGGCGGGCTGAGATTGAGGCCCTGGCCGCCCTCAAGATGCGGGAGCTGTGTCGCACCTATGGCAAGCCAGAAGGCCCCGGAGATGCCTGGAGGGCTGTGGCCCGGGATGTCTGGGACACTGTAGgtgaggaggaaggaggtggagctggcagtggtggtggcagtgaggAGGGAGCCCGAGGGGCGGAGGTGGAGGACCTCCAGGCCCACGTCGACAAGCTGACGGGGATTCTGCAGGAGgtgaagctgcagaacagcagcaAGGACCGGGAGCTGCAGGCCCTGCGGGACCGCATGCTCCACATGGAGAGGGTCATCCCCCTGGCCCAGGTAGGCCCggccttctccctcccttctctcctccctcagctctTCCCTTTAGGAGTCTGAACCTTCCATCTCAGAGCCTAACCTTCCCCAAGTCTGGAAAAAATTGCATTGACGTATAGCACGGTGTTTTTCAATATCGTTTATGAACCACATGcctcactgtcaccaggctgctaattaaaaatgcagattcctgggttccaccccagacctactgaatccaCATCTTTGGGGACAAATCTGCATTTATAATAAGCTCTGGGTGTTTCTGAAGTATGGTGAAGTCTAAGACCCACTGATATAAagtgtgtagttttgttttgttttgttttgttttctgaggcggagtctcgctctgttgccagtctggagtgcagtggtgtaatcttggttcactgcaacctccgcctcccaggttcaagcgattctcctgcctcagcctcctgagtagctgggactacaggcgcgcaccaccacgcccggctaatttttttttttttttttttttgtattttagtagagacgggggtttcaccatgttggccaggatggtcttgatctcttgacctcgtgatccgcccgcctcaccttcccaaagtgctgggattacaggcgtgagccaccgcgcctggccctaaacCACTATTTTTCGAGCTTCCTTATCTCCAGGCTTTTCTCTGGACCCTTTGACATCCAGCCACTCCAGGTCCCTCTTGAATCCACATGTCCTGAGGATTCAGCTCTCCTCACAtcccttccccttttctctcaCTCCTCCCTCCCAGGATCATGAGGATGAGAATGAAGAAGGTGGTGAGGTCCCCTGGGCCCCGCCTGAAGGATCAGAGGCAGCAGAGGAGGCAGCCCCCAGTGACGGCATGCCGTCAGCCCAGCCCCCCTCGCCACCACTGTCAAGCTGGGAGCGGGTGTCACGGCTCATGGAGGAGGACCCTGCCTTCCGTCGTGGTCGTCTTCGCTGACTCAAGCAGGAGCAGCTACGGCTGCAGGGACTGCAGGGCTCTGGGGGCCGGGGCGGGGGGCTGCGCAGGCCCCCAGCCCGCTTTGTGCCCCCTCACGACTGCAAGCTATGCTTCCCCTTCAAGAGCAACTTCCAGCACCGGGAGTCTTGGCCAGGGATCGGGAGCGGGGAGGCTCCAACTCCACCCCAACCCCTTGAGGAGGTCACTCCCCCTCCAGCCACCCCTGCCTGCAGGCCTCCGAGTCCCCGAAGGTCCCACCATCCCCTCAGGAACTCCCTAGATGAAGGGGGCCGATCCCGGGGAGCGGGTTCTGCACAGCCTGAACCCCAGCACTTCCAGCCCAAAAAGCACAACTCTTATCCCCAGCTACCCCAACCCTACCCAGCCCAGCGGCCCCCAGGGCCCCGCTACCCCCCATACACTACTCCCTCACGAATGAGACGGCAGCGTTCTGCCCCTGACCTCAAGGAGAGTGGGGCGGCTGTGTGAGTCCCACATTGTTGTTGGGGACATTGGCAGTCGGGGATACAGGAGGCCCACATCCGGGGCAGAGGGCCTGCTGGGGCCCCTTGCTGGGAGAAGGGAAGACGCCCGAGACTTCATTCATGAACTGTTGTGCAGGGGATAAACTCTTCCTACTGACTTCCTATTGAACCCCCGTTTCACTTCCCATGTCTGTGTAGAGAAAGCTCACCACGGAGGAATGTGCtgtcttcctttgccttctgctctGGCACCAGCTCTCCACCCTCTCCTCTATCTCAGGAACACCTGGCCTCAGAGCTCAGAGGAGGAGGTAAGCCCAATAATCGTTATCTTATTCCTTCTGGCTTCAATCTGGCTCCTCCTGGATCTTGAACCCTTCCCTGTGGTTTAAAAGgccatagtctttttttttttttttttttttttttgagacggagtttcacttttgtttcccaggctggaatgcagtggtgctatctcagctcaccgcaacctccgcatcctgggttcaagtgattctcctgagtagctgggattacaggcatgcgccaccacgcctggctaattttgtttttttttttttgtttttttttctttttagtagagacagggtttctccatgttggccaggttggtcttggactcccaacctcaggtgatccgccccccgtccccggccttccaaagtgctgggattataggtgtgagccaccgcgcctggcaaaagGCCATAGTTCTTACCCTGCCAGCATGACTGTCTCTGGGCCTGGCCTGGTTTTGACAACTCACCTGGGGGGCAGAGAAAACCCAGCCAACTGGTACAACTTAAACCTTTAGGGTGAATTTAACATTGTCTTATCTCCTGCCCGAACAGATACCTCTACAGAGCAAACATTTTGTGAGATAAGGCCACAGATGAGGTTTGATACTCTCCCATTAAAGACTTGGGAATATTTGGAACTCAAATCTCTTGCCTTGAGTGGCAGCACTGGCTTTCAAGGGCTGGAAAGAACTTTAGAGAACATTTAATCCATcatctcattgtattttttttttttttttttttttgagatggagtctcgctctgtcgcccaggctggagtgcagtcgtgcaatcttggctcactgcaacctctgcctcccgggttcaggtgattctcctgtcccagcctcccaagtagctgggattacaggcacccgccaccttgcctagctaatttttgtattttttagtaaagacggtgtttcaccatgttggccaggctggtctcaaactcctgacctcaggcaattcacccgcctcggcctcccaaactgttagcattacagatgtgagccaccgcgcccagccaaatcattgtattcatttttgaaagtatttatGGAAGGCCTGCTGTATAG
It encodes the following:
- the LOC100602954 gene encoding LOW QUALITY PROTEIN: kinesin-like protein KIF1C (The sequence of the model RefSeq protein was modified relative to this genomic sequence to represent the inferred CDS: substituted 1 base at 1 genomic stop codon) — translated: MISRFFEGYTFQKYVDSDSGDDSDKHSREESWRLISSLREQLPPTTVQTIVKRCGLPSSGKRRGPRGVYQIPQRRGLQGKDPRWATMADLKMQAVKEICYVVALADFRHGRAEIEALAALKMRELCRTYGKPEGPGDAWRAVARDVWDTVGEEEGGGAGSGGGSEEGARGAEVEDLQAHVDKLTGILQEVKLQNSSKDRELQALRDRMLHMERVIPLAQDHEDENEEGGEVPWAPPEGSEAAEEAAPSDGMPSAQPPSPPLSSWERVSRLMEEDPAFRRGRLRXLKQEQLRLQGLQGSGGRGGGLRRPPARFVPPHDCKLCFPFKSNFQHRESWPGIGSGEAPTPPQPLEEVTPPPATPACRPPSPRRSHHPLRNSLDEGGRSRGAGSAQPEPQHFQPKKHNSYPQLPQPYPAQRPPGPRYPPYTTPSRMRRQRSAPDLKESGAAV